The genomic stretch GCTCCCCTCCGGGACGTCCCGTGAGAGCGATCGTATCTTGTTCCTCGCCGTGGTGTCCGCGGCGTCTTCTATCTTCAGGTAGTCAGTTATGACGCGTTTTATCTCCTTAAGGGCCTTCTCGTCGTCGGTGAAGTCCACCATGTCGTCTTTCCATATGCCGTCGGAGACGAGGTGGGAGACGTGGGATATCCTGTCCTCCGTGAGCCTCAAAGCGTCAGCCCCCGTTCCCTGG from Thermodesulfobacteriota bacterium encodes the following:
- a CDS encoding DUF507 family protein; this translates as MRLTEDRISHVSHLVSDGIWKDDMVDFTDDEKALKEIKRVITDYLKIEDAADTTARNKIRSLSRDVPEGSREWDILYKQYFEEELGKKRF